A part of Phoenix dactylifera cultivar Barhee BC4 chromosome 2, palm_55x_up_171113_PBpolish2nd_filt_p, whole genome shotgun sequence genomic DNA contains:
- the LOC103706873 gene encoding catalase isozyme 1-like isoform X1 codes for MDPYKYRPSSAYNSPFWTTNSGAPVWNNNSSLTVGTRGPILLEDYHVIEKLAQFDRERIPERVVHARGASAKGFFEVTHDVSHLTCADFLRAPGVQTPVIVRFSTVIHERGSPETLRDPRGFAVKFYTREGNFDLVGNNFPVFFIRDGIKFPDMVHSLKPNPKSHIQENWRILDFFSHHPESLHMFTFLFDDVGVPADYRHMDGSGVNTYTFINKEGKAHYVKFHWRPTCGVKCLLEDEAVIVGGNNHSHATKDLYGSIAAGNYPEWKLYIQTMDPDHEDRFDFDPLDVTKTWPEDILPLQAVGRMVLNKNIDNFFAENEQLAFCPAIVVPGIHYSDDKLLQTRIFSYADTQRHRLGPNYLMLPANAPKCAHHNNHHDGFMNFLHRDEEVNYFPSRYDPVRHAERFPIPSRILTGRREKCVIQKENNFKQPGERYRSWDPDRQERFIRRWVEALSDPRVTHEIQSIWISYWSQCDKSLGRKIATRLNVKPSM; via the exons ATGGATCCTTACaag TACCGCCCTTCAAGCGCCTACAACTCTCCCTTCTGGACCACCAACTCTGGTGCCCCTGTTTGGAACAACAACTCCTCGCTCACCGTTGGAACCCGAG GACCTATTCTCCTCGAGGATTATCATGTCATTGAAAAGCTTGCCCAGTTTGATAGAGAGCGCATTCCAGAACGTGTTGTACATGCAAGAGGAGCTAGCGCCAAGGGTTTCTTTGAGGTCACTCACGATGTTTCTCACCTCACATGTGCTGATTTTCTCCGCGCTCCAGGGGTCCAGACCCCAGTCATTGTTCGCTTTTCGACTGTTATTCATGAGCGCGGGAGTCCTGAAACCTTGAGAGACCCACGAGGTTTTGCTGTGAAGTTCTACACCAGAGAG GGTAACTTTGATCTTGTCGGGAATAACTTCCCTGTGTTCTTCATCCGTGATGGAATAAAGTTCCCTGATATGGTCCATTCTCTCAAACCGAACCCAAAGTCTCACATCCAGGAGAATTGGAGGATTCTGGACTTCTTCTCCCACCATCCTGAGAGCTTGCACATGTTTACCTTTCTGTTCGATGATGTTGGTGTGCCAGCAGACTACAGGCACATGGATGGTTCAGGTGTCAATACCTACACTTTTATCAACAAGGAAGGAAAAGCTCACTATGTTAAGTTCCACTGGAGACCAACATGTGGGGTGAAGTGTCTGTTGGAAGATGAAGCTGTGATTGTTGGAGGCAACAACCACAGCCATGCCACCAAGGATCTTTATGGTTCGATTGCTGCTGGAAACTATCCAGAGTGGAAGCTTTACATTCAGACCATGGATCCCGATCATGAGGATAGGTTTGATTTTGACCCACTTGACGTCACCAAGACATGGCCAGAAGACATCCTGCCTCTCCAGGCGGTTGGGCGCATGGTCTTGAACAAGAATATCGATAACTTCTTTGCAGAGAATGAGCAGCTTGCTTTCTGCCCGGCAATCGTGGTGCCTGGAATCCATTACTCAGATGATAAGCTGCTTCAAACAAGGATTTTCTCTTATGCTGATACTCAGAGACACCGTCTGGGGCCAAACTACCTGATGCTTCCTGCTAATGCTCCCAAGTGTGCTCATCACAACAACCACCATGATGGGTTCATGAACTTCTTGCACAGGGATGAGGAG GTGAATTACTTCCCTTCGAGGTATGATCCTGTTCGACATGCTGAGAGGTTCCCGATACCATCTCGCATTCTTACTGGAAGGCGTGAAAAA TGTGTAATTCAAAAGGAAAACAACTTCAAGCAGCCTGGTGAGAGATACCGCTCTTGGGATCCTGACAG GCAAGAGCGTTTCATTCGCCGGTGGGTCGAGGCACTGTCTGACCCTAGGGTCACCCATGAAATCCAGAGCATTTGGATCTCCTACTGGTCTCAG TGTGACAAGTCTCTGGGACGGAAGATAGCAACTCGTCTCAATGTCAAACCAAGCATGTGA
- the LOC103706873 gene encoding catalase isozyme 1-like isoform X2: MDPYKYRPSSAYNSPFWTTNSGAPVWNNNSSLTVGTRGPILLEDYHVIEKLAQFDRERIPERVVHARGASAKGFFEVTHDVSHLTCADFLRAPGVQTPVIVRFSTVIHERGSPETLRDPRGFAVKFYTREGNFDLVGNNFPVFFIRDGIKFPDMVHSLKPNPKSHIQENWRILDFFSHHPESLHMFTFLFDDVGVPADYRHMDGSGVNTYTFINKEGKAHYVKFHWRPTCGVKCLLEDEAVIVGGNNHSHATKDLYGSIAAGNYPEWKLYIQTMDPDHEDRFDFDPLDVTKTWPEDILPLQAVGRMVLNKNIDNFFAENEQLAFCPAIVVPGIHYSDDKLLQTRIFSYADTQRHRLGPNYLMLPANAPKCAHHNNHHDGFMNFLHRDEEVNYFPSRYDPVRHAERFPIPSRILTGRREKCVIHKENNFKDPGETYCIYK; encoded by the exons ATGGATCCTTACaag TACCGCCCTTCAAGCGCCTACAACTCTCCCTTCTGGACCACCAACTCTGGTGCCCCTGTTTGGAACAACAACTCCTCGCTCACCGTTGGAACCCGAG GACCTATTCTCCTCGAGGATTATCATGTCATTGAAAAGCTTGCCCAGTTTGATAGAGAGCGCATTCCAGAACGTGTTGTACATGCAAGAGGAGCTAGCGCCAAGGGTTTCTTTGAGGTCACTCACGATGTTTCTCACCTCACATGTGCTGATTTTCTCCGCGCTCCAGGGGTCCAGACCCCAGTCATTGTTCGCTTTTCGACTGTTATTCATGAGCGCGGGAGTCCTGAAACCTTGAGAGACCCACGAGGTTTTGCTGTGAAGTTCTACACCAGAGAG GGTAACTTTGATCTTGTCGGGAATAACTTCCCTGTGTTCTTCATCCGTGATGGAATAAAGTTCCCTGATATGGTCCATTCTCTCAAACCGAACCCAAAGTCTCACATCCAGGAGAATTGGAGGATTCTGGACTTCTTCTCCCACCATCCTGAGAGCTTGCACATGTTTACCTTTCTGTTCGATGATGTTGGTGTGCCAGCAGACTACAGGCACATGGATGGTTCAGGTGTCAATACCTACACTTTTATCAACAAGGAAGGAAAAGCTCACTATGTTAAGTTCCACTGGAGACCAACATGTGGGGTGAAGTGTCTGTTGGAAGATGAAGCTGTGATTGTTGGAGGCAACAACCACAGCCATGCCACCAAGGATCTTTATGGTTCGATTGCTGCTGGAAACTATCCAGAGTGGAAGCTTTACATTCAGACCATGGATCCCGATCATGAGGATAGGTTTGATTTTGACCCACTTGACGTCACCAAGACATGGCCAGAAGACATCCTGCCTCTCCAGGCGGTTGGGCGCATGGTCTTGAACAAGAATATCGATAACTTCTTTGCAGAGAATGAGCAGCTTGCTTTCTGCCCGGCAATCGTGGTGCCTGGAATCCATTACTCAGATGATAAGCTGCTTCAAACAAGGATTTTCTCTTATGCTGATACTCAGAGACACCGTCTGGGGCCAAACTACCTGATGCTTCCTGCTAATGCTCCCAAGTGTGCTCATCACAACAACCACCATGATGGGTTCATGAACTTCTTGCACAGGGATGAGGAG GTGAATTACTTCCCTTCGAGGTATGATCCTGTTCGACATGCTGAGAGGTTCCCGATACCATCTCGCATTCTTACTGGAAGGCGTGAAAAA TGTGTAATTCACAAGGAAAACAACTTCAAGGATCCTGGAGAGACATACTGCATCTATAAATAA